Proteins from a single region of Syngnathus typhle isolate RoL2023-S1 ecotype Sweden linkage group LG10, RoL_Styp_1.0, whole genome shotgun sequence:
- the LOC133161255 gene encoding transcription factor HES-7.1-like, producing the protein MKLMQEAEDAIRERKLLKAQVEKRRRERMNHSLERLRSILMQEPQQAEQGAAQRRVEKTEILEHTVLFLHNNSSSSSSSKASVGPQPQQCSFQEGFHSCLQKAAHFLGPEGKGLWLTLDASFIQRSSSTSSSSTSSILHLLRHRRAAALAAPAAQPSRTPAQGQKWPGTCMESPPAEGPSLGQSVWRPWP; encoded by the exons ATGAAGCTCATGCAGGAAGCAGAGGATGCTATCCGCGAAAGAAAG CTTCTAAAAGCCCAAGTGGAGAAGCGTCGACGTGAGAGAATGAACCACAGTCTGGAGCGTTTGAGGAGCATATTGATGCAGGAGCCGCAACAAGCGGAGCAG GGTGCAGCCCAGCGTCGCGTGGAGAAGACGGAGATTTTGGAGCACACGGTCCTGTTCCtccacaacaacagcagcagcagcagcagcagcaaagcaaGTGTTGGCCCACAACCGCAGCAATGCTCCTTTCAAGAAGGCTTCCACAGCTGCCTGCAAAAAGCCGCCCACTTCCTGGGGCCCGAGGGCAAAGGCCTGTGGCTGACCCTGGATGCCTCCTTCATCCAACGCTCCTCTTCCACTTCATCCTCCTCTACTTCCTCCATCCTCCACCTGCTGAGACACAGGCGAGCGGCGGCGCTGGCGGCGCCGGCGGCTCAGCCCTCCAGAACCCCCGCTCAGGGGCAAAAGTGGCCGGGGACATGCATGGAGAGCCCTCCGGCCGAGGGGCCCTCTTTGGGCCAGAGCGTGTGGAGGCCCTGGCCCTAA